Proteins found in one Magnolia sinica isolate HGM2019 chromosome 5, MsV1, whole genome shotgun sequence genomic segment:
- the LOC131246025 gene encoding inactive glucose-1-phosphate adenylyltransferase small subunit 2, chloroplastic-like isoform X2: MNSEAPPLNNVLLQWGSPPSGSKSGNKSAEAAFTASVAAVVFGDGSESGLYPLTKKRSEGAIPVAANYRLVDIAVSNCINSNITKIYALTQFNSTSLNSHLSRAYSSIGLGKDGFVEVLAAYQSPEDQDWFQGSADAVRRCLWILEEHPVMDFLVLPSYHLHRMDYQKLIQAHRSSNADITIAVSCCTRNQNRGFGFLKVDCENWVLEFKEKPEQELLKPMEVEGSQKSKDDFCYMSMGIFAIKRDVMVKLLTAYFPKANDLGSEVITGAISMGLKVQAYIYDGYWEDMGTIEAFYRANMESTRKTTSGFNFFDRDSPLYTLPRNLPPTTMTDAMIVDSVIGDGCIFNRCKVKGSVIGMRTWIGDGAVVEDSVVMGSDIYQMEGVKKSRMDKHGMDIPIGVGEKSHIRKAIIDKNAHIGKSVKIMNRDNVQEGNREDRGYIISGGIVIVLRSAVIPDGSIL, encoded by the exons AGTGTTGCAGCAGTTGTATTTGGAGATGGGTCAGAGTCAGGGCTCTATCCACTGACGAAGAAAAGATCGGAAGGGGCTATTCCTGTTGCAGCGAATTACAGACTCGTTGACATTGCCGTGAGCAACTGCATTAACAGCAACATCACCAAGATATATGCTCTCACTCAGTTCAATTCCACCTCTCTTAATTCTCATCTGTCCAGAGCTTATTCAAGCATTGGGTTAGGGAAAGATGGGTTTGTGGAGGTTTTAGCTGCCTATCAGAGCCCTGAAGATCAAGACTGGTTTCAG GGGAGTGCTGATGCTGTTAGGAGATGCTTGTGGATACTGGAAGAGCATCCCGTAATGGACTTTTTGGTACTTCCCAGTTACCATCTCCACAGAATGGACTACCAGAAACTAATACAGGCTCACCGAAGTAGCAATGCCGACATTACTATTGCGGTTTCATGTTGTACAAGGAACCAAAATCGAGGTTTTGGCTTTCTTAAAGTAGATTGTGAAAATTGGGTACTTGAGTTCAAAGAGAAGCCAGAGCAGGAGCTACTGAAACCCATGGAA GTGGAAGGCTCACAGAAATCAAAGGATGATTTTTGTTACATGAGCATGGGGATCTTTGCAATCAAGAGAGATGTGATGGTCAAGCTTTTAACTGCGTACTTCCCCAAGGCAAATGATTTAGGAAGTGAAGTTATAACAGGTGCAATTTCCATGGGGCTGAAG GTGCAGGCGTACATATATGACGGGTATTGGGAGGATATGGGAACTATCGAAGCTTTCTACCGAGCCAACATGGAAAGCACCAGGAAAACAACCTCAGGTTTTAA TTTCTTTGATAGAGATTCTCCACTATATACTTTGCCACGGAATCTTCCGCCCACTACAATGACAGATGCAATGATTGTAGATAGTGTCATTGGAGATGGTTGCATCTTTAAT AGGTGCAAGGTTAAAGGATCTGTGATTGGCATGCGCACGTGGATTGGAGATGGGGCCGTGGTTGAGGATTCCGTGGTCATGGGTTCTGATATTTACCAA ATGGAAGGCGTGAAAAAGAGTAGGATGGATAAGCATGGCATGGACATCCCCATCGGGGTTGGGGAGAAATCTCACATCCGAAAGGCAATAATAGACAAGAATGCACATATTGGCAAAAGCGTCAAG ATTATGAATAGAGACAATGTCCAAGAAGGGAATAGAGAAGATCGTGGTTACATCATTAGTGGAGGTATAGTAATTGTTCTAAGGAGTGCTGTGATCCCAGATGGTAGCATCCTGTGA